The following proteins come from a genomic window of Terribacillus aidingensis:
- a CDS encoding GNAT family protein, whose translation MLTFQKLETERIVLDEVKMQDAPYVFAALSDRSVTKFYGMEPLQSIEEAERVISSFRCGLQEGRVIRWGMYCKEAGRFLGTIGLHQVNRSNRRAEIGYELHPDHWKKGFASEAMKAVLGYCFEQLDLLRVGAMVYPENTASASLVEKHGFKREGLLRSYYYHGGKTYDATVYALLREDWKKARDSSAS comes from the coding sequence ATGCTGACATTCCAGAAGCTAGAAACCGAACGGATAGTATTGGATGAAGTGAAGATGCAGGATGCTCCATACGTATTTGCTGCTTTGTCCGACCGCAGTGTAACGAAGTTCTACGGCATGGAGCCGCTCCAATCCATTGAAGAAGCAGAGCGGGTTATTTCCTCTTTCCGATGCGGCTTGCAAGAGGGACGGGTAATTCGGTGGGGCATGTATTGTAAGGAAGCAGGACGATTTCTTGGAACAATCGGTCTGCATCAAGTAAACCGCAGCAACCGACGAGCGGAAATCGGGTACGAATTGCATCCGGACCATTGGAAGAAAGGATTTGCTAGTGAAGCAATGAAAGCAGTTCTGGGTTATTGCTTTGAACAACTCGACCTGCTGCGTGTTGGGGCTATGGTCTACCCAGAGAATACGGCATCAGCATCCCTTGTGGAGAAGCATGGTTTCAAGCGAGAAGGGCTTTTGCGCAGTTATTATTATCATGGTGGCAAAACGTATGATGCAACTGTATATGCACTGCTGCGAGAAGATTGGAAGAAAGCTCGGGATAGCTCTGCAAGCTAA
- a CDS encoding ABC transporter ATP-binding protein yields MIHFNDVTKIYNGNVKAIENMNFTVEQGELVIMLGPSGCGKTTLLRMVNQLESITDGDIMLNGKSVRHSNKIEMRRNIGYVIQSNGLFPNMNIEDNAMIVPNLLGWDRKKMRDRFNTLMELVGLNPDQYRKRFPHELSGGQQQRVGVARALAADPPVMLMDEPFGALDPIIRTHLQEEFLQIQKELKKTILFVSHDIDEAVKMADKIALLKGGKMMQYAEPAKMLNKPANSFVAEFVGQDRVLKSMSLYTVKDLANALSLKPVFESPDFQNINENLSLRVAISKLLNQEADQLIVETDNGTSKGSITLDLIEQFLHREIKESV; encoded by the coding sequence ATGATACATTTCAACGATGTGACAAAAATATACAATGGCAACGTCAAAGCAATCGAAAATATGAATTTTACAGTTGAGCAAGGCGAACTGGTCATCATGCTAGGTCCTTCCGGCTGCGGTAAAACAACTTTACTTCGTATGGTGAACCAGCTGGAGAGTATTACAGACGGTGATATCATGCTCAATGGCAAGAGCGTCCGACATTCCAATAAAATAGAGATGCGTCGGAACATCGGTTATGTCATTCAATCGAATGGCTTGTTTCCGAATATGAATATTGAGGATAACGCCATGATTGTTCCTAACCTTCTCGGCTGGGACCGCAAAAAGATGCGCGACCGTTTCAATACATTAATGGAGCTGGTCGGTCTGAATCCTGACCAATATCGCAAACGATTTCCGCATGAGCTTTCCGGAGGTCAGCAGCAGCGTGTTGGTGTAGCCCGTGCATTAGCTGCCGATCCACCGGTCATGTTGATGGATGAACCTTTCGGTGCACTGGATCCGATTATCCGCACCCATCTTCAAGAGGAATTCCTGCAAATTCAAAAAGAGCTAAAGAAAACGATCCTGTTTGTCAGCCATGACATTGACGAAGCGGTCAAGATGGCAGATAAAATCGCCCTGCTTAAAGGCGGCAAGATGATGCAATACGCGGAGCCGGCCAAAATGCTGAACAAACCAGCCAACAGCTTTGTTGCTGAATTCGTCGGGCAAGACCGTGTGCTTAAAAGCATGAGTCTATACACAGTGAAAGACTTGGCAAACGCTTTGTCACTAAAACCAGTCTTTGAATCTCCTGACTTTCAAAATATCAATGAGAACCTCTCCTTGCGAGTGGCTATATCGAAGCTTTTAAATCAAGAAGCAGATCAGCTGATTGTAGAAACTGACAATGGTACAAGCAAAGGAAGTATCACTTTGGACTTGATCGAGCAGTTCCTGCACCGTGAGATCAAGGAGAGCGTCTGA
- a CDS encoding iron-siderophore ABC transporter substrate-binding protein, whose protein sequence is MVKKHKSILKLAIFSALFLLVLSACSSQSNTEENSEGSNSSGGDSASTEGYPITIKHAFGETVIESKPERVATVQWGNQDVALALGVVPVGFSAANFGVQDDSGLLPWTAEKLEELGESDPNVFQDTDGLDFEAIADSAPDVILAAYSGLTEEDYNTLSEIAPVVAYPTSPWTTSWRDQVTMNAKGMGMEEEGEQLIADTESTIEEKVNEHPEIKGKKVAWVNFTATDLSEFHLYTPADSRVAFLEELGMEYPESISELIEDDAAYSLNLSAENADVLNDADIIIGYGDDSTYEAVKNDARLGQIKAIQNGSVVFIANNSDLAAAGTPNPLAIEYTIDNYVTQIDDALSNNEQ, encoded by the coding sequence ATGGTCAAAAAGCATAAATCGATATTAAAACTAGCAATCTTTTCTGCATTGTTCCTATTAGTACTTTCAGCGTGTTCAAGTCAGTCAAATACGGAGGAAAATTCTGAAGGAAGTAATTCATCCGGCGGAGATTCTGCTTCCACTGAAGGTTATCCGATCACGATTAAGCACGCTTTCGGGGAAACGGTTATCGAATCTAAGCCTGAGCGAGTAGCAACTGTTCAATGGGGTAACCAGGATGTTGCGCTTGCACTTGGTGTGGTGCCAGTAGGTTTTTCCGCAGCCAACTTCGGTGTGCAAGATGACAGCGGTCTCCTTCCTTGGACTGCCGAGAAATTAGAAGAATTAGGCGAAAGTGATCCTAATGTCTTTCAAGATACAGATGGACTGGATTTTGAGGCTATTGCAGACTCAGCTCCAGATGTCATTCTTGCGGCTTATTCAGGTTTGACAGAAGAGGATTATAATACATTAAGCGAAATTGCGCCTGTGGTTGCTTACCCGACTTCTCCTTGGACGACGTCTTGGCGTGATCAAGTTACGATGAACGCAAAAGGTATGGGAATGGAAGAAGAAGGCGAGCAGCTTATTGCTGATACCGAGAGTACAATTGAAGAAAAAGTAAATGAACATCCTGAAATCAAAGGTAAAAAAGTTGCTTGGGTCAACTTCACAGCAACAGATTTATCCGAGTTCCATCTATATACACCAGCTGATTCCCGAGTTGCTTTCTTAGAAGAGTTGGGAATGGAATATCCGGAAAGTATCTCTGAATTGATCGAAGATGATGCTGCCTACTCGCTAAACTTGAGTGCGGAGAATGCAGACGTCCTAAATGACGCAGATATCATAATTGGATACGGTGATGACAGTACGTACGAAGCAGTTAAAAATGATGCACGTCTAGGACAAATTAAAGCGATTCAAAACGGTTCTGTCGTATTTATCGCTAATAACTCCGATCTAGCAGCAGCGGGAACTCCAAATCCGCTTGCAATCGAGTATACCATCGATAATTATGTTACTCAGATCGATGATGCGTTAAGTAACAATGAACAGTAA
- a CDS encoding ABC transporter permease has translation MTALIEYFISNFTFILGYTWDHIKLVGLAIIIAIVIGVPLGIYCSVNKYAASTILQIASIMMTIPSLALFGIMIPVLSLINEGIGTLPAIIALVLYSQLPIIRNTYTAISNVDPDIRDAAKGIGLTTFQRLYKVELPNAMPLIMAGIRTATVLNIGVGAIATLIGAGGLGGIIYQGILRTNNTMILAGAIAVAVLALIADLFLRLIENLFTPKGVKK, from the coding sequence ATTACAGCTTTAATCGAATATTTCATCAGTAATTTCACATTTATACTTGGATACACATGGGATCACATCAAGCTTGTTGGTTTAGCAATTATCATCGCTATCGTGATCGGTGTACCATTAGGTATTTATTGTTCCGTCAATAAATACGCAGCCTCCACCATTCTCCAAATTGCTTCTATCATGATGACTATTCCAAGTCTCGCTTTATTTGGAATCATGATTCCAGTTCTTTCACTCATCAACGAAGGAATCGGTACGTTGCCAGCTATTATCGCTCTTGTACTGTACTCACAGCTGCCGATTATCCGGAATACGTACACTGCGATCAGCAATGTCGATCCCGATATACGCGATGCAGCAAAAGGGATTGGTCTGACAACCTTTCAACGCCTTTATAAGGTAGAGCTCCCAAATGCCATGCCTTTGATCATGGCTGGTATCCGTACTGCAACGGTACTGAATATCGGTGTCGGTGCCATTGCTACGCTAATCGGCGCAGGAGGCCTTGGCGGCATCATCTATCAAGGGATTCTGCGTACCAATAACACAATGATCCTTGCAGGTGCAATCGCGGTTGCTGTTTTGGCATTGATTGCTGATTTGTTCTTGCGCTTGATCGAAAATCTATTTACGCCAAAGGGTGTAAAAAAATAA
- a CDS encoding amino acid permease: MSQNGLRKELLPRHVQFLALAGMIGTGIFKGSGETLGIAGPGVVVSYLLGGALLLIVMVALAEMAVVYPNHNVQHLVHKAFGFHISFIVGWLYWINWTLVTVVEILAAGSFLQFWFSDTPLWLLSAICAALIIGINSLQVKFYGEMEFWFASIKIIALVLFILLGGAVLLGLTDFAPDTPTQHLFGHGGFFPNGMQGVFAACLIVMFSFGGSELIGVAISETKDVKKVLPKVIKGVVWRVLLFYILPITIIAGLIPWNQVAGTESPFIQVMDAIGIPGVAHVMNFILLTAVLSAANSGMFATSRTMFSLAEKGEAPKLLTKTLKSGAPINAISLNGVLLLVGAGLAYFAPESIIGTMMTIPGFTMLLLWLSICAAQLKLRPEYAEMPHFRMKLFPATTIVGIAGLGIILIGSTFSKGISVGTVVCFTALAVLTVLAVIMGRKRREKETELKNAQ, from the coding sequence ATGAGTCAGAATGGTTTGCGGAAAGAGCTTTTACCTAGGCACGTACAGTTTTTAGCATTAGCGGGTATGATCGGTACCGGTATTTTCAAAGGAAGTGGTGAGACATTAGGGATTGCGGGACCTGGTGTAGTCGTTTCTTACTTGTTGGGCGGGGCCCTGCTGCTGATAGTTATGGTTGCTTTAGCTGAAATGGCCGTCGTGTATCCGAATCATAATGTGCAGCACTTAGTTCATAAGGCATTTGGTTTTCATATATCCTTTATCGTTGGATGGCTGTACTGGATTAACTGGACACTTGTCACGGTAGTAGAAATATTAGCGGCAGGCTCATTCTTGCAGTTTTGGTTTTCTGATACGCCGCTTTGGCTGTTAAGTGCAATCTGTGCAGCGCTTATCATTGGAATAAACAGCTTACAAGTTAAATTCTACGGAGAAATGGAATTTTGGTTTGCTAGTATTAAGATTATTGCTCTTGTACTATTTATACTATTAGGCGGTGCAGTGCTGCTAGGTTTGACGGATTTTGCCCCAGACACACCAACACAGCATCTATTCGGCCATGGCGGCTTCTTCCCGAATGGCATGCAAGGAGTATTTGCTGCCTGCTTGATAGTCATGTTTTCCTTCGGGGGATCTGAGTTAATCGGGGTAGCGATTTCTGAAACAAAAGATGTGAAGAAGGTATTGCCTAAAGTAATCAAAGGCGTCGTTTGGCGAGTATTGCTGTTTTACATTCTGCCAATTACAATCATTGCGGGACTAATTCCTTGGAACCAGGTCGCTGGAACAGAAAGTCCATTCATTCAAGTCATGGATGCTATCGGCATACCAGGCGTTGCGCACGTTATGAATTTCATACTTTTGACCGCAGTTCTATCTGCTGCTAACTCTGGTATGTTTGCCACTTCCAGAACGATGTTTTCACTGGCTGAAAAAGGTGAAGCACCAAAACTTTTAACGAAGACTTTAAAATCAGGTGCACCGATCAACGCTATATCTTTAAATGGTGTGCTATTGTTGGTAGGTGCAGGACTTGCTTATTTTGCGCCTGAAAGTATCATTGGAACGATGATGACAATTCCTGGCTTCACTATGCTGCTGCTATGGCTTAGTATTTGTGCAGCGCAGCTGAAATTGCGTCCAGAATATGCAGAAATGCCGCATTTCAGAATGAAGCTGTTTCCTGCGACGACAATTGTCGGGATTGCAGGGCTGGGAATCATTCTGATAGGTTCGACATTCAGTAAAGGGATTTCAGTAGGAACGGTTGTATGTTTTACAGCTTTAGCAGTTCTGACCGTATTGGCAGTAATTATGGGTCGGAAAAGAAGAGAAAAAGAAACCGAATTAAAAAATGCTCAATGA
- a CDS encoding ABC transporter permease: MERTNKTIALIIKVVFWALLIAFFVWAFTNNMFSKIAEQPDTFLRLLGEHVTIVLLSGAAAVLLAVPLGIFVTRPKFRKSEWLIVGIANLGQTIPSLAVLALAMGFLGIGISAAVVALFVYSLLPILQNTIAGLDSVNDDMIDAAKGMGLTNAQILWKIELPNALTSIIAGVRTALVINIGTAALAYLVGAGGLGVWIFTGIRLFDNAFLMSGAVPVTLLAILIDYLFKWLQFALVPKGLRLAKKAQNA, translated from the coding sequence ATGGAACGGACAAACAAAACAATTGCCTTGATTATCAAGGTTGTCTTCTGGGCCCTGCTCATTGCCTTTTTTGTGTGGGCTTTCACCAATAATATGTTTAGCAAAATAGCTGAACAGCCAGATACCTTCTTACGTCTGCTTGGAGAGCATGTCACAATCGTGCTGCTTTCTGGTGCTGCCGCTGTGCTGCTTGCAGTACCGCTAGGTATTTTTGTGACCAGACCTAAATTCCGCAAATCAGAATGGCTGATTGTAGGAATTGCCAATCTTGGACAAACAATCCCGAGTCTGGCAGTGCTTGCCTTAGCTATGGGCTTTCTAGGGATTGGAATCAGTGCAGCTGTCGTTGCCCTTTTCGTTTATTCCCTGCTGCCAATTTTGCAGAATACGATTGCTGGCCTGGATTCCGTTAATGATGACATGATCGATGCAGCAAAAGGGATGGGTCTGACAAATGCTCAAATCCTTTGGAAGATCGAGCTGCCGAATGCACTCACTTCGATTATTGCAGGCGTACGGACAGCATTGGTCATCAATATCGGAACCGCTGCACTTGCTTATTTAGTCGGTGCAGGAGGTCTCGGCGTGTGGATTTTCACTGGTATCCGTCTATTTGACAATGCCTTCCTGATGTCTGGAGCGGTACCTGTCACCTTGCTTGCCATCCTAATTGATTACTTGTTCAAATGGCTGCAATTTGCTTTGGTCCCAAAAGGTCTCCGTCTAGCCAAAAAAGCACAAAATGCGTAA
- a CDS encoding glycine betaine ABC transporter substrate-binding protein has protein sequence MKKRLSLFALLAALLLVLSSCSPGGKNITVGAKTFTEQLLLAKMTTFILEDNGYNVEEIQNLGSSAMRQAIETQQVDMTWEYVGTALVSYLGVDPVVDKNEAMKTIQELDKENGVAWTNLTDANNVYVLAMKQEKADELGIDTISDLAAYVKDNPDELSFGMETEFANRQDGMPGLEEHYGFQVPDTNIREMEIGLYYSALNNDEIDVTEGFSTDPQIKSLELKILEDDQEFFPSYNLAASINQDTLDEHPELTKLLEPLQNALTADSLRELNYQVDIEQKSVERVAKDFLEANNLLKD, from the coding sequence ATGAAAAAACGATTATCCCTATTTGCCTTATTAGCAGCTTTATTGCTTGTTCTAAGCTCCTGTAGTCCCGGCGGGAAAAATATCACTGTCGGAGCTAAGACCTTTACCGAGCAGCTGCTTCTAGCCAAGATGACAACCTTCATATTGGAGGATAACGGGTATAACGTGGAAGAAATCCAGAATCTCGGTTCTTCAGCGATGCGCCAAGCAATTGAAACGCAGCAAGTAGATATGACTTGGGAATATGTAGGTACTGCGCTAGTATCCTATCTAGGTGTGGATCCGGTCGTCGATAAAAATGAAGCGATGAAAACCATTCAAGAGCTGGATAAGGAAAACGGTGTAGCCTGGACAAACTTGACCGATGCCAATAACGTCTATGTACTGGCAATGAAACAAGAGAAAGCGGATGAGCTGGGCATTGATACAATCAGTGATTTGGCTGCTTATGTGAAGGATAACCCAGATGAACTCAGCTTTGGGATGGAAACCGAATTCGCTAATCGTCAGGATGGGATGCCGGGTTTGGAGGAGCATTACGGCTTCCAGGTTCCTGATACCAACATCCGGGAAATGGAGATTGGTCTTTACTATTCCGCGCTTAATAATGATGAAATCGATGTGACCGAAGGGTTTTCCACCGATCCGCAAATCAAATCACTAGAATTAAAGATTCTTGAAGATGATCAGGAATTCTTCCCGTCTTACAATCTGGCTGCCTCCATCAATCAAGACACTTTGGATGAGCACCCCGAATTAACAAAGTTACTTGAGCCGCTCCAGAATGCATTGACCGCGGATTCCTTACGGGAATTGAACTATCAAGTGGATATTGAACAAAAAAGTGTAGAACGTGTAGCCAAGGACTTCCTTGAGGCGAATAATTTACTCAAAGACTAG
- a CDS encoding iron chelate uptake ABC transporter family permease subunit, with product MINSSTTIIKQGRKRRFRKWLIINILLAALAVGLCMAMLLLGNTIYPITEVFQVLMGERIPGAYFAVNTIRLPRMIAGLFAGLAFGMGGHIFQTMLRNPLANPDVLGITTGSSAAALFSILILQTSNTVVSLASVIAGLVTVLLIYLLSSGSHFSIGRLILIGIGIQAALSAVISYLLMVGSQQDLSAALRWLSGSLNGAKMETLYPLICTVVIFAPLLIVLGKHLDILELGEESALSLGLSTNKIRLLFIVGAVLMIAFATATTGPIAFVAFLSGPIAKRLVGTGFSNVLPAGLIGINLVLGADLIGQFAFEVRYPVGIITGLVGAPYLLYLLIRMNRKGYL from the coding sequence ATGATAAATAGCTCAACTACTATTATTAAACAAGGCAGAAAACGTCGATTCAGAAAATGGCTGATCATTAACATCCTGCTTGCAGCACTTGCTGTTGGACTTTGTATGGCCATGCTTCTATTGGGTAATACAATATACCCGATTACAGAGGTTTTTCAAGTGCTAATGGGTGAGAGAATCCCAGGTGCTTATTTTGCCGTTAATACGATAAGGCTCCCCAGGATGATAGCAGGTCTTTTTGCAGGCCTGGCTTTTGGAATGGGAGGACATATATTCCAAACAATGCTGCGTAATCCACTGGCCAATCCGGATGTACTGGGAATTACAACTGGTTCAAGTGCTGCAGCTTTGTTCAGTATACTTATTTTGCAAACGAGCAACACAGTTGTTTCTTTAGCTTCAGTAATAGCGGGACTAGTTACTGTCTTACTCATTTACCTGCTGTCATCAGGCAGTCATTTCTCCATTGGCAGGCTTATCTTGATAGGAATTGGTATTCAAGCTGCTCTTAGTGCTGTCATTTCCTATTTATTAATGGTTGGAAGTCAACAAGATTTGTCTGCTGCACTTCGTTGGCTAAGCGGGAGCCTGAATGGAGCTAAGATGGAGACATTATATCCGCTTATTTGTACAGTAGTGATTTTCGCTCCACTTTTAATTGTTTTAGGAAAGCATTTAGACATATTGGAGCTTGGGGAAGAGTCAGCGCTATCACTTGGACTGAGTACAAACAAAATAAGACTGCTTTTCATAGTCGGTGCTGTTCTTATGATTGCTTTTGCAACTGCTACTACAGGCCCAATAGCATTCGTAGCTTTCCTTTCAGGACCGATTGCAAAAAGATTAGTGGGAACCGGGTTTTCAAACGTTCTGCCTGCTGGTCTTATTGGCATCAACCTGGTTCTTGGAGCAGATTTGATAGGGCAATTTGCTTTTGAGGTCAGATATCCAGTTGGTATAATAACAGGATTGGTTGGGGCACCTTATCTGCTTTATTTACTAATTAGGATGAATCGGAAGGGATATTTATGA
- a CDS encoding iron chelate uptake ABC transporter family permease subunit, producing the protein MFFFFLLLCVSVVASLVFGSRSVTMDDLMAGLLLFSSDSYAAAVVSERIPRTVFSLLCGGALGVSGALMQAVTRNPLADPSILGVNTGASLFVVLGIAFFNISTAGQYIWLSILGAILTAIIVYGIGSMGRTGNTPLKLVLAGAATSAILSSLISAIMLPRSFVMDQFRFWQVGSVGAANWDFIVIFLPFLVSGILLAFIMAPSLNALLLGDEIATGQGVRTGLLTLVSAFTGVILCGAVTALAGPIGFIGLLATHLMRLIFGPDLRLIIPMSAISGAAILTIADVLGRLIGSPGEVEAGIITAFIGAPVLILLATKLKVRSL; encoded by the coding sequence ATGTTCTTCTTCTTCCTACTGCTGTGTGTAAGTGTAGTAGCTTCACTGGTTTTCGGATCAAGATCTGTGACGATGGATGACTTAATGGCAGGGTTGTTATTATTCAGCTCGGATTCTTACGCTGCAGCTGTTGTCAGTGAAAGGATACCGCGAACGGTATTTAGTTTGCTTTGCGGGGGAGCGCTAGGTGTGTCTGGCGCTCTCATGCAAGCGGTGACCCGCAATCCACTGGCGGATCCCAGTATACTAGGGGTTAATACAGGTGCATCGTTATTTGTCGTATTAGGTATAGCATTTTTTAATATCAGTACAGCTGGTCAGTATATTTGGCTTTCTATATTGGGAGCAATCCTTACGGCTATCATCGTATATGGAATTGGTTCAATGGGGCGTACTGGCAATACGCCTCTTAAGCTTGTACTGGCTGGCGCAGCAACCAGTGCTATACTATCTTCCCTGATCAGTGCTATCATGCTGCCTAGATCTTTTGTGATGGATCAGTTCAGGTTTTGGCAAGTGGGTAGTGTGGGTGCTGCAAATTGGGATTTCATCGTAATATTTTTACCTTTTTTGGTTTCCGGGATCCTGCTGGCATTCATAATGGCACCCTCACTTAATGCTTTGCTGCTTGGAGACGAAATTGCAACTGGACAAGGAGTCCGCACGGGATTGCTGACATTGGTTTCAGCTTTTACCGGCGTCATCTTGTGCGGTGCGGTAACAGCATTAGCTGGTCCTATTGGGTTTATTGGTCTGCTGGCGACGCATTTGATGCGGCTCATCTTTGGGCCTGATCTACGCCTTATCATCCCCATGTCAGCTATTTCGGGGGCAGCTATACTAACAATTGCTGATGTACTTGGCAGATTAATAGGGAGTCCTGGTGAAGTGGAAGCCGGGATTATTACTGCTTTTATTGGTGCTCCTGTATTGATACTGCTCGCAACTAAACTGAAAGTGCGGTCACTATGA
- a CDS encoding CarD family transcriptional regulator encodes MLKGGDSVFYPFHGTGTIESTEFMREREYFKIFFPYKKLHVFVPSQSENQNGLRPIISLEQLEQVKLDFYDNGVPLPSSVSERSKVLDSKMKLGTTLEISQIIRDLMHFHTTDGRLSQSDKKVYKNAEEFLIGEIQEIKNISYDQASSDVKTLVEERFNIDAPNFR; translated from the coding sequence TTGCTTAAAGGCGGAGATAGTGTATTCTATCCTTTTCACGGAACAGGGACCATAGAATCAACAGAATTTATGAGGGAAAGAGAATATTTCAAGATATTCTTTCCTTATAAAAAGTTACATGTGTTTGTACCGAGTCAAAGCGAAAACCAGAATGGTCTACGCCCAATCATTTCTTTAGAACAATTAGAGCAAGTAAAATTAGATTTCTATGACAATGGTGTTCCTTTGCCTTCTTCAGTAAGTGAACGATCTAAAGTCTTGGACAGTAAGATGAAATTAGGTACTACGTTAGAAATCAGTCAGATAATAAGAGATCTAATGCACTTCCATACAACAGATGGTCGTTTATCTCAATCAGACAAAAAAGTATATAAAAATGCAGAAGAGTTTCTTATTGGAGAGATTCAAGAAATAAAGAATATTTCATATGATCAAGCCTCTTCTGATGTAAAAACTTTAGTTGAAGAACGTTTTAATATTGATGCACCTAATTTTAGGTGA